TGCGCCCTATCTCTCTGGAGTATGCGCGGCGCATGGCGTGGGGCTGGACGCGCCTGCCGGGCGCGAGGGGCTAGTCTCTCCCCCTGGGCCAATCCTCTTCGGGCCAGACGCCGCCTGGCAACAGGCGCCAGTCCCCGGATGGTTCCTTTGCGCTGATATACGTCCAGGCGGCGGCAGTTCCGGCGCGGGTCTCCACCGGCACCAGCACCCGTCGGTAGAAGCTCATCTCCCCTGGCTGGAAACCCTCCAGCCAGTCCAGATTACGGAGGCGGGTCTCGGGGTCACCGAATGAGAACAGCTCACCCGACACCCGCATCCATCCCGCCGAATCTCCGGTTGCGAACTGAAGGGCGCCAGCAAGATCGCGGCCGAGATGCTCCTGGATCTGCAGATCCTGCCGGTGATCCGTGCTCCCCTCGGCGAGCACACTCTCCTCAGGGACGAGCAGCACAGGCAGGCCGGATGGCATCTCATAAAGGCGGCCACGCACGACGCCGTCCTCCACGGAAACAAACCCTTCGCAGAAAAGCCGGTGGTTCCAGAAACCCTGTTTCAGTGTGCCATACACAAAAAGCCGCAGAGGCATGCCCATCGTCATCACGGCTGCTATGCGCGGGACGGATCGGATCTGCTCATCCTGACGCATCCGGGCGCTTTTCCCGTGAGGCTCTCGCGGGCGACGGAGAGCTTCGTTCGGGAAGCGCGAGACTCGCCGGGCCAAGTATCCTAACAGGGATTGCAGGCGGCAAATCTTTCATCGATGGGACGGGTTGGAGGAAACCGAGGAAGTCGGTCCTGGAAAGGGACAGGCCCAAGAAGGGTCAGTTGTCACTGATGCTCCGGGCCGGGCAGCCGGTGCGCAGCAGCACCGCCCGGGCCACCTGAAGCCTGTCCTCCAGCCCGGACTTGCGCAGGATGCTGCTGACGTGGTTCTTCACTGTCTGCTGCGCAATGTTCAGACGGGCGGCAATCTCTTTGTTCGAGAGGCCGTCGGCGATCATCCGGCAGATCAGCTCCTCGCGCTCGGTCAGGCCCGCCTGGGGGATCAGGTCCGATGAGGTATCCCGGGAGTTGAACAGGGCCTCCATCACGCGCGCAGTGGCGGGCCCGTCCACCCAGTAGCGTCCATCCTTCACCGCGCGCACCGCGTTCACCAGCTCCGCCGTCGTGTCCGAGAGGCGGATGGCGCCGCGCGCCCCCGCGCGGATGGCCTGTACCACGCAGTCCGCCGGGTCCGATGGGTCCGAGCTTCCCCGGTGACGGCACTGTGAAGTTCCGCGCAAAACGGAGCAGTTGCGCTCCGATTGATCGGCCACGGCCACAATCCGGACGCCCGGGAACTGGGTATTGATGAGCCGGATGGCGGTGACCACGTTCGTATCCCCAAGCGAGGTGTCCAGCAGCACCACGTGCGGAGACTGCGAACGGCACAGCCGCAGACACTGGTCCAGGTCCGCGGCCTCGCCCACTACTTCAATATCGCTCTCCTGCTTCAGGATGTTGATCAGGCCCTGCCGGACGAGAGGATAATCGTCCACAATCAAGACCCTGATATTTCCGATAGCCATAGGCGCCATCTTCCGGGCAAGAAAAAGCGGGACCTCTCAGGGGCCCTGTCCTGCAGCAGTCCCCCGTAAAGGACTCATCGGCATTGCAAGGCTTTTGCAATAGGCCGCGCTCACTGCCATGTTACCCGATTTCCACCGCAAATGCAGGACAAAAGTACTATGGCATCGTGCGCGCACGCCGCTCTCGCAGTCCTTCTGCACCTGCCGCAATAGTCCGGGATGAATCCCTTTTTGGACGGGGGAGGGGGTTCGTGGTATCATCCATTGGCGGCCTCTCAGCCGGGGCGGGAGGGAAACACGTCCCCCATCCCGGCGCGTATAGTTAAGTTAGAAAGCGCAGGCGTTCCGGATGGCGACGGGCAGGGAGCCCGTCCACGGAGCGCATCGGCCGCAAAGGTTTGACTCTGACCCGTCCATCGCTATGAACATTCTTCAGCTTCTCTCTTCCAACGAGCGCGAGCTGCGCCGCTTCCGCAAAACCGTCGAGAAGATCAACAGCCTGGAACCTGCGATGAAGGCTCTGACTGACGCGCAGCTCCGGGCAAAAACCGATGAGTTCCGCGCGCGACTGGAGAAGGGCGAGACTCTGGACGACCTGCTGCCGGAGGCGTTCGCCGTTGTGCGCGAGGCCGGTTGCCGGGTAATCGGCCCGGACAAGGCCCGGCATTTCGACGTGCAGCTCATTGGCGGCATGGTTCTTCACGAGGGGCGCATTGCGGAGATGAAAACCGGTGAGGGTAAGACACTCACCGCCACGCTGCCACTGTACCTGAACGCCCTGGAGGGCAAGGGAGCGCATCTGGTCACCGTGAACGACTTCCTGTCCCGGCGCGACGCGCGGTGGTACGGCCCAATTTATCACTTCCTGGGGCTAACTGTGGGCGCCATCCGGGGCGCGAGCGCCGAGACGGGTGAGCTTGGTGGCTCTTATGTCTACGACCCGGACTACAAGGCGGAAGGTCCGGATGACTGGGACTGCCTGCGGCCTGTCTCGCGGCGCGAAGCGTATCTCTGCGACATCACCTACGGGACCAACAACGAGTTCGGGTTCGATTATCTGCGCGACAACATGGCTCCCTCGCTGGCGCATCTGGTGCAGCGGGATCTGCACTACGCCATCGTGGACGAGGTGGACTCCATCCTGATCGACGAGGCCCGCACCCCGCTGATCATCTCAGGCGTCGCCCAGCAGGCAACGGACATCTACTACACTATGGACCGCGCCGTGCGCCGTCTGGTGCGCGACCGGCACTACACGGTGGACGAAAAGGCCAAGACGGCCATGCTGACGGACGAGGGTGTGCGCTATCTGGAGGAAATCCTGGGCGTTCCGAACCTGAGTGAGGACTTCCAGTTGATGAGCCACGCTTCCAGCGCTCTGAAAGCGCACGCCGTGTTCAAGCGCGACGTGGACTACGTGGTCAAGGACGGCCAGGTCATCATCGTGGACGAGTTCACCGGCCGGCTGATGTTCGGGCGGCGTTGGAGCGACGGGCTGCATCAGGCGGTGGAGGCTAAGGAAGGCTGCAAGATCGAGCACGAGTCTCAGACTCTGGCCACAATCACATTCCAGAATTACTTCCGCCTTTACAAGAAGCTGGCGGGCATGACCGGCACCGCCAAGACCGAGGAGAACGAATTCCGCAAGATCTACGGGCTGGATGTGGTGCAGATCCCCACCAACCGCCCCATGATCCGGGTGGACCATCCGGACGCCGTCTACAAGACCGAAGAGAGCAAGATGCGCGGCATCACCGCGGAGGTGCTCCGCTGCGCCGTGCGTCAGCAACCGGTTCTCGTGGGCACGCGCTCCATCGAAGTCTCCGAGCGCGTAAGCGCCCGCATGCTGCCGGAGCGGCTTCAGCTGCTGTGCGCCACCATCCTGTTGCGCAGCCGGATGGAAGCCTCCAAGAACTTCGGGGACCGCAAGGAGGCGCGCGATCTCCTGAACAGCCGATTCGAGGAGTTGAGCCTGGCGCGCCTGAGCCCGCTGGCCCGCGAGCTGGGCGTCAATCTGGATATGACGACCCCGGAGAACCTGGACGAGCTGTGCGGTCTGCTGGGAATCGCGCCGGAGCACAAAGACCGCCTGCGCCAGGTGCTGAAAGAGGGCATTCCCCACAACGTCCTCAACGCCAAGTACCACGAGCGGGAGGCCGAGATCATTGCAGAGGCGGGCCGGAAAGGGGCTGTCACCATCGCCACGAACATGGCCGGGCGTGGCGTGGACATCATCCTGGGCGGCGCAGATCAGGATCCCGGACCGGGCGGGCGAAGCCCGGAGGCGATGGAGGTGGTCGCGCTCGGCGGACTGCACATTGTGGGAACGGAACGGCATGAGTCCCGGCGCATAGACAACCAGCTCCGGGGGCGCGCCGGAAGGCAGGGGGACCCCGGCTCCAGCCGCTTCTTCGTCTCGTTCGAGGACGAGCTGATGCGCCTCTTCGGGGACAAGACGCAGAGCCCGCTGCTGGCGAGCTGGCAGGAAGATCAGGCGCTGGACAACAGCCGCCTGCTGTCTCGCGCCATCGAACGAGCCCAGAAGAAGGTGGAGGAGCACAACTTCGCCATCCGCAAGCACGTGCTGCAATACGACGACGTGATGAACAAGCAGCGCGAGATCATCTACGGTCAGCGGCGGATGGTGCTGGAGGGCAAGGAGGTCAAGAACACCATCCTGGAGTACCTCCACAACACCGTGCAGGCCTCCATGGAGAGCTTCTGCAACCGGGAGATCCCACGCTCGGAGTGGGACTTCCAGAGTCTGTTTAACACGCTGGACTCCATCTTCCCGCTTTCGCTTTACGCCACAGTGGACGACCTGCGCAGCCGGTCTCTTGAGGAGATGTCGGAGTTCCTGAACGCCATCGTGGACCGGACCTATGCCGACAAGGAGCAGCAGATCGGTCCGGAGGTGATGCGGGAGATCGAGCGCTCCATCATGCTGCAGGTCATAGACCGCAAGTGGATGGAGCACCTGGACAATATGGACTTCCTGCGGGAGGGCATCGGCCTGCGGGGATACGCTCAGCAAGACCCGGTAATCGCCTACCAGAAAGAGGCCTTCGAGATGTTCGGGCAGATGATCGACAGCATTCAGGAGGAGGTGGCCCGCATCATCTACCGGGTGCAGATCGCGCCGGAGCCGGTCCGCCGGCCTATGTTCCGGCCCACTTCCTTCAGCGGAGCGGGAGATGCCCTGGCTCCTCTGAAGGAGGGCACGGGACCGAAGCCGATCTCCGGGAAGGTGGGGCGCAACGATCCCTGCCCCTGCGGCAGCGGCAAGAAATTCAAGCATTGCTGCCTGGGCAAGCAGCCCGTCTCGTGAAGAGGGAGGGGGCCTTTCTCCTCCTGGTCCGACGCGGGTGCACCCTGGAGGCAGCTACGGGCAGCAGGCAAGCTTCGCAGTGAGAGAAAATCCGGCCGGGAGCCCTGCGACCGCGCAGGGCTCTTGCGCATCTAAGAACAGGAAGATCGGCTGTGGAAGGGGAACTTGCAAGCAGCCGGGCTGGTTTATTGAGGAGGCGGCGGTCGCCGCAACTGTGCGACAAGCGTGAAATACAGGCGATTCGGAAAAACTGAGCTGCAGGTCCCGGTTTTCACGTTCGGCGCAATGCGCATCCCGGGCGTGCCGGAGGAGGAGGAGGCTCTGAGGACCATCTTCCGGGCTGTGGAGCTGGGGATAACTCATCTGGAGACGGCCCGCGGTTACGGCTCCAGCGAGGAACTGCTGGGCAAGGCGATGCCCCACATCCGTCGGGATGATCTGATCATCACGACGAAGATCCCTCCCACGGAAACCGCGGACGAGATGCGCCGCTTCATCGAGGAATCGCTGCAGCGGATGAACATCTCCCGGATTGACAACTTCGACCTGCACGGCATCAACACGCCGGAGTTGCTGGAGCGATCGCTGCGCAGGGGAGGCTGCATGGACGCCGTGCGGAAGGCGCAGGAAGAAGGGATCATCGGGCACGTGGGATTCTCCACCCACGCTCCGCTTCATGTTATTCTTGATGCCATCGAGACCCGGGAGTTCGAGAGCGTCAATCTGCACTATTACTATTTCAACCAGCGCAACCTCCCGGCGGTGCTGCGGGCTTACGAGCTGGATATGGGTGTGCTGATCATCTCTCCCACGGACAAGGGCGGACAGTTGTTCCGGCCGACGCAGACGCTGAGGGAACTGACAGCGCCGCTCACACCCATCCAGGCCAACGCCCGGTGGCTTCTGGCGCAGCCGGAGGTCTCCACACTCACCCTGGGAGCGGCACACCCGGAGGAGTTCGACGAGCATATTGCGGTGGCTGACCGCGACGGGCCCTTGACAGAAGAGGAGCGGCAGATCTTCCAGCGGCTGGAGGAGCGCTTCCGGATACTGGGCGACGACCGGTGCACCGTATGCCACGAGTGCTTGCCGTGCCCCGAAGGGATCAACATTCCGGAAGTGCTGCGGCTCCGGAACATGGCCGTCGCCTTTGATATGGTGGAGTTCGGGAAGTATCGTTACAACCTTTTCGAAAACGCGGGACACTGGTTCCCAGGCAGCAGGGCGGACCGTTGCACCCAATGCGGAGACTGTCTGCCACGCTGCCCGGAGAAGCTGGACATCCCGCGTCTGCTTTTCGAGACTCATGAGATGCTGGCCGGAGAGCCCGGCAAGAGGATGTGGCGGACCTGACCCCGTGTCCGGCGGATGGGTCACCACCCGCATCCCGTCAGGGTCCGGCGTTACCGATGAAGATCAGGAAAGGATACAGACGCAAATGTCGAGCGCAGTTGCTGTAAGTGAGACCACCTTCGAGCAGGAAGTGCTGAAGTCCGATGTCCCCGTTGTTGTGGACTTCTGGGCTCCCTGGTGCGGCCCATGCCGCCAGATCGCGCCCCTGCTGGATCAGCTGGCCCAGGAATACGCGGGCAAGGTGAAGATCGTGAAGGTCAATGTGGACGACGAACGATCTCTCGCCATCAAATATGGTGTCATGAGCATTCCCACGCTGATCTTCTTCAAGCAGGGCAGCGCCGTGGATCAGACTGTGGGCGTTTTGCCCAAAGATCACCTGACGCGTAAGCTGGAGGCTCTGCTGAACTAGGCAGCGCCCACGGGAACCAGACCGATGCGGGACGCGCTGCGGGGCGCGTCCCTTCGCTTTCTCACGGTTCCGTGCAGGCGTCTTGCCCCGCCAGGAAGGCTTGCACCTCCGCGGCGCTAGGGAAGGCGGCTGGCCCACCCCAGCGGGATGCTTTCAGCGCGGCACAGGCGCTGGCCGTCCGAATCCGCTCCTCCACACCCGCGCCGGAGGCGAGCAGGGCGGCGTATGCGCCGTGGAAACAGTCTCCGCAACCGGTGCTGTCCACGGTACGCACGCGAAAGGCCGGGAACCGCCGGACGCGGCCCGGCTCCATTCCTTCCGCGAACCAGCAGCCTTCCGCGCCGCAGGTGGCCACCGTGGCCACCCGGCCTGCGGCAAGGCGCGAAACGGCCTCGGCCACATCATCCGCCCCAGTCAACTCACGGGCCAGCCGGAGGGGCACGATGAGATGATCCACCAGTCTCAGCAACTCCGCGACCCCGGGATCCTCCAGCCGCTCGATGTCCCCCACCACAGGGATTCCCGCCTGACTCGCGATCTGCGCGGCGCGGATCTGTCCTTCGACGCCCACATGGTCCACCAGCAGGACCCGCGCCTGGCGGATATACTGCTCTGGTGGGCCATCCGGGCTTGCTCCTCGAAGACGGGGTACGTGGGAGAGCACG
The sequence above is drawn from the Armatimonadota bacterium genome and encodes:
- a CDS encoding AIG2 family protein; its protein translation is MRQDEQIRSVPRIAAVMTMGMPLRLFVYGTLKQGFWNHRLFCEGFVSVEDGVVRGRLYEMPSGLPVLLVPEESVLAEGSTDHRQDLQIQEHLGRDLAGALQFATGDSAGWMRVSGELFSFGDPETRLRNLDWLEGFQPGEMSFYRRVLVPVETRAGTAAAWTYISAKEPSGDWRLLPGGVWPEEDWPRGRD
- a CDS encoding permease translates to MDVLGLGAVSVDDVVQLDEFPLPGSKVRVLFRERRPGGLTLGALVAARRMGASAAYAGILGSDEGSRFVESFLQAEGVDISRVVRREDAGPSESVILLVKGDRTVLSHVPRLRGASPDGPPEQYIRQARVLLVDHVGVEGQIRAAQIASQAGIPVVGDIERLEDPGVAELLRLVDHLIVPLRLARELTGADDVAEAVSRLAAGRVATVATCGAEGCWFAEGMEPGRVRRFPAFRVRTVDSTGCGDCFHGAYAALLASGAGVEERIRTASACAALKASRWGGPAAFPSAAEVQAFLAGQDACTEP
- a CDS encoding oxidoreductase, translated to MKYRRFGKTELQVPVFTFGAMRIPGVPEEEEALRTIFRAVELGITHLETARGYGSSEELLGKAMPHIRRDDLIITTKIPPTETADEMRRFIEESLQRMNISRIDNFDLHGINTPELLERSLRRGGCMDAVRKAQEEGIIGHVGFSTHAPLHVILDAIETREFESVNLHYYYFNQRNLPAVLRAYELDMGVLIISPTDKGGQLFRPTQTLRELTAPLTPIQANARWLLAQPEVSTLTLGAAHPEEFDEHIAVADRDGPLTEEERQIFQRLEERFRILGDDRCTVCHECLPCPEGINIPEVLRLRNMAVAFDMVEFGKYRYNLFENAGHWFPGSRADRCTQCGDCLPRCPEKLDIPRLLFETHEMLAGEPGKRMWRT
- a CDS encoding DNA-binding response regulator — encoded protein: MAIGNIRVLIVDDYPLVRQGLINILKQESDIEVVGEAADLDQCLRLCRSQSPHVVLLDTSLGDTNVVTAIRLINTQFPGVRIVAVADQSERNCSVLRGTSQCRHRGSSDPSDPADCVVQAIRAGARGAIRLSDTTAELVNAVRAVKDGRYWVDGPATARVMEALFNSRDTSSDLIPQAGLTEREELICRMIADGLSNKEIAARLNIAQQTVKNHVSSILRKSGLEDRLQVARAVLLRTGCPARSISDN
- a CDS encoding thioredoxin → MSSAVAVSETTFEQEVLKSDVPVVVDFWAPWCGPCRQIAPLLDQLAQEYAGKVKIVKVNVDDERSLAIKYGVMSIPTLIFFKQGSAVDQTVGVLPKDHLTRKLEALLN
- the secA gene encoding protein translocase subunit SecA; amino-acid sequence: MATGREPVHGAHRPQRFDSDPSIAMNILQLLSSNERELRRFRKTVEKINSLEPAMKALTDAQLRAKTDEFRARLEKGETLDDLLPEAFAVVREAGCRVIGPDKARHFDVQLIGGMVLHEGRIAEMKTGEGKTLTATLPLYLNALEGKGAHLVTVNDFLSRRDARWYGPIYHFLGLTVGAIRGASAETGELGGSYVYDPDYKAEGPDDWDCLRPVSRREAYLCDITYGTNNEFGFDYLRDNMAPSLAHLVQRDLHYAIVDEVDSILIDEARTPLIISGVAQQATDIYYTMDRAVRRLVRDRHYTVDEKAKTAMLTDEGVRYLEEILGVPNLSEDFQLMSHASSALKAHAVFKRDVDYVVKDGQVIIVDEFTGRLMFGRRWSDGLHQAVEAKEGCKIEHESQTLATITFQNYFRLYKKLAGMTGTAKTEENEFRKIYGLDVVQIPTNRPMIRVDHPDAVYKTEESKMRGITAEVLRCAVRQQPVLVGTRSIEVSERVSARMLPERLQLLCATILLRSRMEASKNFGDRKEARDLLNSRFEELSLARLSPLARELGVNLDMTTPENLDELCGLLGIAPEHKDRLRQVLKEGIPHNVLNAKYHEREAEIIAEAGRKGAVTIATNMAGRGVDIILGGADQDPGPGGRSPEAMEVVALGGLHIVGTERHESRRIDNQLRGRAGRQGDPGSSRFFVSFEDELMRLFGDKTQSPLLASWQEDQALDNSRLLSRAIERAQKKVEEHNFAIRKHVLQYDDVMNKQREIIYGQRRMVLEGKEVKNTILEYLHNTVQASMESFCNREIPRSEWDFQSLFNTLDSIFPLSLYATVDDLRSRSLEEMSEFLNAIVDRTYADKEQQIGPEVMREIERSIMLQVIDRKWMEHLDNMDFLREGIGLRGYAQQDPVIAYQKEAFEMFGQMIDSIQEEVARIIYRVQIAPEPVRRPMFRPTSFSGAGDALAPLKEGTGPKPISGKVGRNDPCPCGSGKKFKHCCLGKQPVS